One genomic region from Epinephelus fuscoguttatus linkage group LG8, E.fuscoguttatus.final_Chr_v1 encodes:
- the LOC125892910 gene encoding apolipoprotein A-I-like, with the protein MRHQYIYAETKRQSDTLTNTPNLERYTGQKQLDAVMKVFVVLAVAVLSGCHANLFYADAPKPQLEVLTDAFWDYIAKATQTADDTLQMIRKSQFGQEVNARLADSTDIASKYAVTLQKQLPPAAQDLMTKISSEADMLRSMLTEELSTVKDKLEPYTEDMKAQIQQRVEQLKQELAPYAESVDSEALRTTLILKSEELKTSLEQSVKDLQSQLGPYTDDLKQKVDQHLQDFQESVAPLTKKVQVELSQRANLVKQMVAPYAEDLREKLDPYAQDLQAQLMSLYQSFVKGN; encoded by the exons ATGCGGCATCAGTATATATACGCGGAGACGAAGCGCCAGTCTGACACGCTCACAAACACGCCAAACCTTGAGAGATACACAGGGCAAAAACAG CTTGACGCAGTCATGAAGGTGTTCGTTGTACTAGCCGTTGCAGTGCTGTCTG GCTGTCATGCCAACCTCTTCTATGCCGATGCACCCAAGCCACAGCTGGAAGTGCTGACTGATGCTTTCTGGGACTACATTGCCAAAGCCACCCAAACAGCGGATGACACCCTCCAGATGATCAGGAAATCACAGTTTGGACAGGAAGTCAA TGCCCGCTTGGCAGACAGCACCGACATAGCCAGCAAGTATGCAGTCACCCTGCAGAAGCAGCTTCCCCCTGCAGCCCAGGATCTGATGACCAAGATCAGCTCAGAGGCTGACATGCTAAGAAGCATGCTGACCGAGGAGCTGAGCACCGTCAAGGACAAGCTGGAGCCCTACACCGAGGACATGAAGGCCCAGATCCAGCAGAGGGTGGAGCAGCTCAAACAGGAGCTGGCCCCCTACGCAGAATCCGTGGACTCTGAGGCCCTGAGGACCACCCTGATACTGAAGAGCGAGGAGCTGAAGACCAGCCTGGAGCAGAGTGTGAAGGACCTGCAATCTCAGCTGGGGCCCTACACCGATGACCTGAAGCAGAAGGTGGACCAGCACCTGCAGGACTTCCAGGAAAGTGTGGCCCCCCTGACCAAGAAGGTCCAGGTTGAGCTGAGTCAGAGAGCCAATCTGGTGAAACAGATGGTGGCCCCCTACGCTGAGGACCTGAGGGAAAAGCTGGACCCCTACGCTCAGGACCTCCAGGCCCAGTTGATGTCCCTCTACCAGTCCTTTGTCAAAGGCAACTAA
- the LOC125892912 gene encoding apolipoprotein A-IV-like, with translation MKVLAVLVLAVFSGCHADLFYADAPKPQLEVLTDAFWDYVAKATQTADDTLQIIKKSQLGQDISASLTEGAEVANKYALSLQEQISPAAQDLITKVTAETEVLRERMKQELSTVKDRLQPYTDDMTAQIQQRVEQLKQELVPYTETVDSEALRTALMQRSEELKTSLEQTLKDLQTQLGPYTDDMQVKVDQHLQDFKEKVMPLTEKVQGELAQRAHQVREMAAPYVDEVRGRLDPYAQDLQSQLTSLYESFAKTN, from the exons ATGAAGGTCCTTGCTGTGCTCGTCCTAGCCGTTTTCAGTG GCTGTCATGCCGACCTTTTCTATGCTGATGCACCCAAGCCACAGCTGGAAGTGCTGACTGATGCCTTCTGGGACTATGTTGCCAAGGCCACCCAGACAGCTGATGACACCCTCCAGATAATCAAGAAGTCTCAGTTGGGACAGGATATCAG TGCCAGTCTGACAGAAGGTGCTGAAGTGGCCAACAAGTACGCACTCAGCCTCCAGGAGCAGATTTCCCCTGCAGCCCAGGACCTGATCACCAAAGTCACCGCAGAGACTGAAGTGCTGAGAGAGCGCATGAAGCAGGAGCTGAGCACCGTCAAGGACAGGCTGCAGCCCTACACCGACGACATGACAGCCCAGATCCAGCAGAGAGTGGAGCAGCTCAAACAGGAGTTGGTCCCCTACACAGAAACCGTGGACTCTGAAGCCCTGAGGACCGCCTTGATGCAGAGAAGCGAGGAGCTGAAGACCAGCCTGGAGCAGACTCTGAAGGACCTGCAGACTCAGCTGGGGCCCTACACTGATGACATGCAGGTGAAAGTGGACCAGCACCTGCAAGACTTCAAGGAGAAGGTTATGCCCCTGACCGAGAAGGTCCAAGGCGAGCTGGCTCAGAGAGCCCATCAGGTGAGAGAAATGGCTGCCCCCTATGTTGATGAGGTGAGGGGAAGGCTAGACCCCTATGCTCAGGACCTCCAGAGCCAGCTCACCTCCCTCTACGAGTCCTTCGCCAAAACCAACTAA